The following proteins are co-located in the Parafannyhessea umbonata genome:
- the atpG gene encoding ATP synthase F1 subunit gamma: MANLREIQRRMSSISSTMQITRTMEMISTARIQHALARAEEASPYKDAITNMLANVASAGRNSTEPLLRKHDDEKHVLFIVVASDRGLAGGFNVLQQRAVDHQMRSLAQRGIKSSVITCGRKPTEYFTYRKIKPVLSFVGVSSEPTMDEADRISSYVIDGYVRGEIDRVVLLYWHAKNRVDQTQVTEQLLPIERESLMMPNKPRKPEALYEVKHKIDPVYRFEPSAEEVLGYLMPAYFRTVIYHALLDSAAAEHGARRRAMQSATDNAKEVLGSLSRTYNRERQGAITTELNEIIGGAAALEES; the protein is encoded by the coding sequence ATGGCCAACCTTCGCGAAATACAACGGCGCATGAGCTCAATCAGCAGCACCATGCAGATTACGCGCACGATGGAGATGATCTCCACGGCACGCATTCAGCATGCGCTCGCTCGGGCGGAGGAGGCGTCCCCCTACAAGGACGCCATCACCAACATGCTCGCCAACGTCGCGTCTGCAGGTAGGAATTCCACCGAGCCCCTGCTGAGGAAACACGACGATGAGAAGCACGTGCTCTTTATCGTCGTCGCCTCGGACCGTGGGCTCGCCGGTGGCTTCAACGTACTGCAGCAGCGCGCGGTCGATCACCAGATGCGCTCTCTTGCCCAGCGTGGCATCAAGAGCTCCGTCATCACCTGCGGGCGCAAGCCTACCGAGTACTTCACGTATCGAAAGATCAAGCCGGTCCTGTCCTTCGTGGGCGTGTCCTCCGAGCCCACGATGGACGAGGCCGACCGTATCTCGTCGTACGTCATCGACGGGTACGTGAGGGGTGAGATCGACAGGGTCGTCCTTCTCTATTGGCACGCGAAGAACCGCGTCGATCAGACGCAGGTGACCGAGCAGCTCCTCCCCATTGAGCGGGAGAGCCTCATGATGCCGAACAAGCCCCGCAAGCCAGAGGCGCTCTACGAGGTCAAGCATAAGATCGACCCCGTGTACCGCTTTGAGCCGTCTGCGGAGGAAGTGCTTGGATACCTGATGCCGGCCTACTTCAGGACGGTCATCTACCACGCGCTCCTTGACTCCGCTGCGGCAGAGCACGGCGCGAGGCGTAGGGCGATGCAGTCGGCGACCGACAACGCCAAGGAAGTGCTGGGTTCCCTGAGTCGCACGTACAACAGAGAGCGTCAGGGCGCCATCACCACCGAGCTCAACGAAATCATCGGCGGTGCCGCCGCATTGGAGGAAAGCTAA
- the atpC gene encoding ATP synthase F1 subunit epsilon, translating into MAELNCQFVRPDRLLFEGPVASCVLVAQSGELGVWPGHAAEIVALGDGVVRLNRREEDGGGVDKVIVSGGYAEINGDSVIVLATHARKADDIDPDVVRQTRQKAMDTRDRYDEGDSRRAYYDNKINWCNLLLKHAEDEK; encoded by the coding sequence ATGGCAGAGCTTAACTGTCAGTTCGTACGCCCGGACAGGCTCCTCTTCGAGGGGCCTGTCGCGAGCTGCGTTCTTGTTGCCCAATCGGGCGAGCTCGGCGTGTGGCCGGGCCATGCAGCGGAGATCGTCGCCCTGGGCGACGGCGTCGTGCGCCTGAACCGCCGCGAGGAAGACGGCGGCGGGGTGGACAAGGTCATCGTGTCCGGCGGATATGCCGAGATCAACGGCGACTCCGTCATCGTCTTGGCGACGCATGCGCGCAAGGCAGACGACATCGATCCCGACGTCGTGCGCCAGACGCGCCAGAAGGCGATGGACACGCGAGACCGCTACGACGAGGGCGACAGCAGGCGTGCGTACTACGATAACAAGATCAACTGGTGCAACCTCTTGCTGAAACATGCGGAGGATGAAAAGTAA
- the upp gene encoding uracil phosphoribosyltransferase, translated as MEFDEKRFQIIDHPLVQHKLHILRDKNTSTKDFRELVTELAVFEGYEAMRDLPLEDVEVETPLEKTTCKQIAGKKIAIIPILRAGLGMVDGILTLVPSARVGHVGMYRDPQTHEPHQYYCKFPPAIEDRTCLIVDPMLATGGSLTAAIKFLRDAGVKDIRCLTLVSAPEGVKAVLDFDPDVRLYTCALDRQLNENAYILPGLGDAGDRIYGTK; from the coding sequence ATGGAGTTTGACGAGAAGCGCTTCCAGATCATCGACCACCCCCTCGTTCAGCACAAGCTGCACATCCTGAGGGACAAGAACACCTCCACGAAGGACTTCCGCGAGCTCGTGACCGAGCTTGCCGTCTTCGAGGGCTACGAGGCCATGCGTGACCTCCCGCTCGAGGACGTCGAGGTCGAGACCCCGCTCGAGAAGACCACGTGCAAGCAGATCGCCGGCAAGAAGATCGCGATCATCCCCATCCTGCGTGCCGGCCTCGGCATGGTCGACGGCATCCTGACCCTCGTGCCTTCCGCGCGCGTCGGTCACGTCGGCATGTACCGCGACCCGCAGACGCACGAGCCGCACCAGTACTACTGCAAGTTCCCGCCCGCGATCGAGGACCGCACCTGCCTCATCGTCGATCCGATGCTCGCGACCGGCGGCTCGCTCACCGCGGCCATCAAGTTCCTGCGCGACGCCGGCGTGAAGGACATCCGCTGCCTCACGCTCGTCTCCGCCCCGGAGGGCGTCAAGGCCGTCCTGGACTTCGATCCGGACGTTCGCCTGTACACCTGCGCGCTCGACCGTCAGCTGAACGAGAACGCCTACATCCTGCCGGGTCTCGGCGACGCCGGCGACCGCATCTACGGCACGAAGTAG
- the atpA gene encoding F0F1 ATP synthase subunit alpha, producing the protein MTDKISSTEIMGALRSRLSKISETIDQQEASVVTEVGDGIAHISGLRTAMAGELLEFTSSANGRSVYGLAQNLDQDEVGAVLFGDVDSIKEGDECRTTGRVMDIPVGHAMLGRVVNPLGQPIDGLGAIDTTHRRPIEFKAPGIMARQPVCEPVQTGLMAIDAMVPIGRGQRELIIGDRKTGKTAIAIDTIVNQKDTDVICIYVAIGQKASTVAGIKETLARRGVLQKTIIVAATAADSAPMQYIAPMAGAAIGEYFMYNDANGNPADENHPGGHVLVVYDDLSKQAVAYRQMSLTLHRPPGREAYPGDIFYLHSRLLERACKLSDKNGGGSLTALPIIETQEGDVSAYIPTNVISITDGQIYLQSNLFFQGQRPAVDVGISVSRVGGAAQLKSMKQVAGTLRLDLASYREKQAFAQFGSDLDATTQYQLNHGAHMMELLKQKRYAALDVSDQVIAIFAAKEDFLDDIDLENVTLFRDQLAKYMQERHPKLREEIRDHKIDDGMSERLKTHIQHFKEEFLKAHPNKAAEADVAKTAEDNESAVADTEKETGQE; encoded by the coding sequence ATGACAGATAAGATAAGCTCTACGGAGATCATGGGGGCGCTGCGAAGCAGGCTGTCCAAGATTTCCGAAACCATAGACCAGCAGGAGGCCTCCGTCGTCACGGAGGTGGGCGACGGCATCGCCCACATCTCTGGGCTGAGGACCGCAATGGCCGGCGAGCTGCTCGAGTTCACGAGCTCCGCCAATGGCAGGAGCGTGTACGGCCTCGCGCAGAACCTAGACCAGGATGAGGTTGGCGCCGTTCTGTTCGGCGACGTCGACTCCATCAAGGAGGGTGACGAGTGCCGCACCACCGGGCGCGTCATGGACATCCCCGTCGGGCACGCCATGCTCGGCCGTGTCGTGAACCCGCTCGGCCAGCCCATCGACGGCCTCGGCGCGATCGATACGACCCACCGCCGCCCCATCGAGTTCAAGGCCCCCGGCATCATGGCGCGCCAACCGGTGTGCGAGCCGGTGCAGACCGGTCTCATGGCCATTGACGCCATGGTTCCCATCGGCCGTGGCCAGCGCGAGCTGATCATCGGCGACCGCAAGACCGGCAAGACGGCAATCGCCATCGACACGATCGTGAACCAGAAGGACACGGACGTCATCTGCATTTACGTCGCCATTGGCCAGAAGGCTTCCACGGTTGCCGGCATCAAGGAGACGCTCGCGCGCCGCGGCGTTCTGCAGAAGACGATCATCGTGGCGGCCACGGCAGCCGACTCTGCACCAATGCAGTACATCGCCCCCATGGCTGGTGCCGCAATCGGCGAGTACTTCATGTACAACGATGCCAACGGCAACCCCGCGGACGAGAACCACCCTGGTGGTCACGTGCTCGTGGTGTACGACGACCTCTCCAAGCAGGCTGTCGCATATCGTCAGATGTCGCTTACGCTGCATCGTCCGCCTGGACGCGAGGCCTACCCTGGCGACATCTTCTACCTGCACTCTCGTCTGCTCGAGCGTGCCTGTAAGCTTTCCGACAAGAACGGCGGCGGATCGCTCACGGCACTGCCGATCATCGAGACGCAGGAGGGCGACGTTTCCGCCTACATTCCGACGAACGTCATCTCGATTACCGATGGTCAGATCTACCTGCAGTCAAACCTGTTCTTCCAGGGACAGCGCCCCGCAGTCGACGTCGGCATCTCCGTGTCGCGAGTCGGCGGAGCCGCTCAGCTGAAGTCCATGAAGCAGGTCGCCGGCACGCTGCGTCTCGACCTCGCGAGCTATCGCGAAAAGCAGGCGTTCGCCCAGTTCGGCTCCGACCTCGACGCGACGACGCAGTACCAGCTGAACCATGGCGCGCACATGATGGAGCTGCTGAAGCAGAAGCGCTATGCGGCCCTGGACGTGTCCGACCAGGTCATCGCGATCTTTGCCGCCAAGGAGGACTTCCTCGACGACATCGACCTCGAGAACGTCACGCTCTTCCGTGACCAGCTGGCAAAGTACATGCAAGAGCGTCACCCGAAGCTCCGCGAGGAGATTCGTGACCACAAGATTGACGACGGTATGTCCGAGCGCCTGAAGACTCACATCCAGCACTTCAAGGAGGAGTTCCTCAAGGCCCACCCGAACAAGGCGGCCGAGGCCGACGTTGCAAAGACTGCCGAGGACAACGAGTCCGCGGTGGCAGACACCGAGAAAGAGACGGGCCAGGAGTAG
- the atpD gene encoding F0F1 ATP synthase subunit beta — translation MSETAQQERTPLEEAAYKQMNKTVGTGYITRIVGPVVDVKFEDAVPAIYTALTVDGETPVGKVSTVLEVESQLAGGVVRTVAMSSTDGLQRGLRVKDTGHPMLMPVGPSTLGRVWNVMGEPVDGGEVPDDVQYYPIHHPAPAFDELTTQTEIFETGIKAIDLLEPYVRGGKTGLFGGAGVGKTVLIQELINNLAQEHGGTSVFTGVGERTREGTDLFLEMTESGVINKTCLVYGQMNEPPGARMRVALSGLTTAEYFRDQGQDVLLFIDNIFRFSQAGSEVSALLGRMPSAVGYQPTLATEMGELQERITSTKEGSITSVQAVYVPADDLTDPAPATTFTHLDATTVLSRAITELGIYPAVDPLASSSSALDPSIVGEEHYRVAMAVQETLQEYSDLQDIIAILGMDELSEEQQLTVSRARKIQQFLSQAFHVAEKFTGNPGTYVTVEDTVRSFAEIVDGKCDDLPEQAFRFAGTIDDVRERAEKMAAESASAE, via the coding sequence ATGTCAGAAACCGCACAGCAGGAGCGCACTCCTCTGGAGGAAGCGGCCTACAAGCAAATGAACAAGACGGTGGGAACTGGATATATCACCCGTATCGTCGGACCTGTCGTCGACGTGAAGTTCGAGGACGCTGTCCCGGCCATCTACACGGCGCTCACCGTTGACGGCGAGACACCCGTCGGCAAGGTCAGCACCGTGCTCGAGGTCGAGTCGCAGCTGGCCGGCGGTGTCGTAAGGACCGTCGCCATGTCCTCCACGGACGGCCTTCAGCGAGGCCTGCGCGTCAAGGACACCGGTCACCCCATGCTCATGCCCGTCGGTCCCTCGACCCTCGGTCGCGTGTGGAACGTCATGGGCGAGCCGGTCGACGGCGGCGAGGTACCGGATGACGTCCAGTACTACCCGATTCACCACCCGGCGCCGGCGTTCGACGAGCTGACCACCCAGACCGAAATCTTCGAGACGGGCATCAAGGCCATCGACCTTCTTGAGCCGTACGTCCGTGGCGGCAAGACCGGCCTCTTCGGAGGAGCGGGCGTCGGCAAGACGGTCCTCATCCAGGAGCTCATCAACAACCTGGCCCAGGAGCACGGCGGAACCTCCGTGTTCACGGGCGTAGGCGAGCGTACCCGCGAGGGTACCGACCTGTTCCTCGAGATGACCGAGTCTGGCGTCATCAACAAGACCTGCCTTGTCTACGGACAGATGAACGAGCCGCCTGGAGCGCGTATGCGCGTGGCCCTGTCCGGCCTCACGACGGCCGAGTACTTCCGCGACCAAGGCCAGGACGTTCTTCTCTTCATCGACAACATCTTCCGCTTCTCGCAGGCGGGCTCCGAGGTTTCCGCACTTCTCGGCCGTATGCCGTCTGCCGTTGGCTACCAGCCGACGCTGGCGACGGAGATGGGCGAGCTGCAGGAGCGCATCACCTCGACGAAGGAAGGCTCCATCACCTCGGTACAGGCCGTCTACGTTCCCGCGGACGACTTGACGGACCCGGCGCCTGCCACGACGTTCACGCACCTGGACGCGACGACGGTTCTGTCTCGTGCCATCACCGAGCTTGGCATTTATCCCGCCGTCGACCCGCTGGCGAGCTCTAGCTCCGCGCTGGACCCGTCCATCGTGGGCGAGGAGCACTACCGCGTGGCAATGGCCGTGCAGGAGACGCTCCAGGAGTACTCGGACCTCCAGGACATCATCGCGATTCTTGGTATGGACGAGCTTTCCGAGGAGCAGCAGCTGACGGTCTCGCGTGCTCGCAAGATCCAGCAGTTCCTCTCGCAGGCGTTCCACGTCGCCGAGAAGTTCACGGGCAACCCCGGCACGTACGTCACCGTCGAGGACACCGTCCGCTCGTTCGCCGAAATCGTCGACGGCAAGTGTGACGATCTTCCCGAGCAGGCGTTCCGCTTCGCGGGAACCATTGACGACGTGCGCGAGCGTGCCGAGAAGATGGCGGCCGAGTCGGCGAGTGCCGAGTAG
- the rpiB gene encoding ribose 5-phosphate isomerase B — MKIAIASDHAGFCQKPAMVEYLKSLGHEVIDFGPQSADRVDYPDFADKVARSVAAGKAERGVLICGTGIGMALTADKVAGVRAAVIQSPLFAHLFREHNDGNVVCMSGRFTPFDVNKAIVDEFLTTEFGGGRHAGRVQKIMREDDPGFGGVEC; from the coding sequence ATGAAGATCGCAATCGCATCCGACCACGCCGGTTTCTGCCAGAAGCCCGCGATGGTCGAGTACCTCAAGAGCCTTGGCCACGAGGTGATCGACTTTGGCCCGCAGAGCGCGGACCGCGTAGACTATCCGGACTTCGCGGACAAGGTGGCCCGCTCAGTCGCGGCCGGCAAGGCGGAGCGCGGCGTGCTCATCTGCGGCACCGGCATCGGCATGGCGCTCACGGCGGACAAGGTGGCCGGCGTCCGCGCCGCCGTCATCCAGTCGCCGCTGTTCGCGCACCTCTTCCGCGAGCACAACGACGGCAACGTCGTGTGCATGTCCGGCCGCTTCACGCCGTTCGACGTCAACAAGGCCATCGTGGACGAGTTCCTCACGACCGAGTTTGGCGGCGGCCGCCACGCTGGCCGCGTCCAGAAGATCATGCGCGAGGACGACCCAGGCTTCGGCGGCGTGGAGTGCTAG
- a CDS encoding ATP synthase F0 subunit C codes for MGVIGYGLGVIGAGFGIGLAAFGATTAMARQPEVQGRLFTVFILASAFVEALALIGFVVTLIS; via the coding sequence GTGGGAGTCATCGGTTATGGTCTCGGCGTTATTGGTGCTGGCTTTGGCATCGGTCTCGCGGCATTCGGAGCAACTACGGCCATGGCGCGTCAGCCCGAGGTCCAGGGCCGTCTGTTCACGGTCTTTATTCTTGCGTCCGCTTTCGTCGAGGCACTCGCCCTCATCGGCTTCGTCGTCACCCTCATTTCGTAA
- the glyA gene encoding serine hydroxymethyltransferase has product MYLEHLRQEDPEVAACVDDELQRQRDSIELIASENFVSTAVMEAVGSPLTNKYAEGLPGKRYYGGCWAVDKVENLAIERVKRLFGSEFANVQPHSGAQANYAAESVFAKPGDTIMGMDLSNGGHLTHGSKANYSGRLHEVVSYGLDPKTERIDYDDVAAKAEKCHPTLIIAGASAYPRIIDFERFAQIAHDNGAALMVDMAHIAGLVATGAHPSPVPYADVVTSTTHKTLRGTRGGIILWNNSDYTKRLNSAVFPGSQGGPLEHVIAGKAVAFGEALKPEFATYIENVCKNAKALGRGMQSKGLRLVTGGTDNHLLLVDLTPAKDITGRDAEQALERVGITVNKNTIPGEQRSPFVTSGIRVGSAAITTRGFSEEECERVGQLIGKTVFALQNDEGFKIDDVKAEVAQMLARHPLYPELA; this is encoded by the coding sequence ATGTACCTTGAGCACCTGAGGCAGGAAGACCCCGAGGTCGCGGCCTGCGTGGACGACGAGCTCCAGCGCCAGCGCGACTCCATCGAGCTCATCGCGTCCGAGAACTTCGTCTCGACCGCCGTGATGGAGGCCGTCGGCTCGCCGCTCACCAACAAGTATGCCGAGGGCCTTCCCGGCAAGCGCTACTACGGTGGCTGCTGGGCGGTCGACAAGGTCGAGAACCTGGCCATCGAGCGCGTGAAGCGCCTGTTTGGCAGCGAGTTCGCCAACGTGCAGCCGCACTCCGGCGCGCAGGCCAACTACGCGGCCGAGTCCGTGTTCGCCAAGCCCGGCGACACCATCATGGGCATGGACCTCTCCAACGGCGGCCACCTCACCCACGGCTCCAAGGCAAACTACTCCGGCAGGCTGCACGAGGTCGTCTCGTACGGGCTCGACCCCAAGACGGAGCGCATCGACTACGACGACGTCGCCGCGAAGGCCGAGAAGTGCCACCCCACGCTGATCATAGCGGGTGCCAGCGCCTATCCCCGCATTATCGACTTCGAGCGCTTCGCCCAGATCGCGCATGATAACGGCGCGGCGCTCATGGTCGACATGGCGCACATCGCGGGCCTCGTCGCGACGGGCGCGCACCCCAGCCCCGTCCCGTACGCGGACGTCGTCACGTCCACCACGCACAAGACCCTGCGTGGCACGCGTGGCGGCATCATCCTGTGGAACAACTCTGACTACACCAAGCGCCTGAACTCCGCGGTCTTCCCCGGCTCGCAGGGCGGTCCCCTCGAGCATGTCATCGCCGGCAAGGCCGTTGCGTTCGGCGAGGCTCTCAAGCCGGAGTTCGCCACCTACATCGAAAACGTCTGCAAGAACGCGAAGGCGCTCGGCCGCGGCATGCAGTCCAAGGGACTGCGCCTCGTGACGGGCGGCACGGACAACCACCTGCTGCTCGTGGACCTCACACCCGCGAAGGACATCACCGGCCGCGACGCGGAGCAGGCGCTCGAGCGCGTCGGCATCACCGTCAACAAGAACACCATCCCCGGCGAGCAGCGCTCCCCGTTCGTCACGAGCGGCATCCGCGTGGGTTCGGCCGCCATCACGACGCGCGGCTTCTCGGAGGAGGAGTGCGAGAGGGTCGGCCAGCTCATCGGCAAGACCGTGTTCGCGCTCCAGAACGACGAGGGCTTCAAGATTGACGACGTCAAGGCCGAGGTCGCCCAGATGCTCGCGCGCCACCCGCTCTATCCGGAGCTCGCGTAG
- a CDS encoding F0F1 ATP synthase subunit delta — protein MSARRSEDEKVEAYSRALIEAGRASGRANVDLVQWEHARKFSPEVLETLSAMRDADDLDLIPKVARQYKQILDSEDKTVSVTVTTSVPMDDDLREKVRAKAEKDLKAPVYLVERVDPNILGGIVLEARGHRYDASVKAQLTNIRKTLASTFVGSDEHDR, from the coding sequence ATGAGCGCTAGGCGCAGCGAAGACGAGAAGGTAGAGGCGTACTCCAGGGCCCTCATCGAGGCCGGCCGTGCCTCCGGGCGCGCGAACGTCGACCTCGTGCAGTGGGAGCATGCACGCAAGTTCTCCCCCGAGGTCCTCGAGACCCTGAGCGCGATGCGAGACGCGGATGACCTTGACCTTATTCCCAAGGTCGCCCGTCAGTACAAGCAGATCCTGGACTCGGAGGACAAGACGGTGTCCGTCACCGTCACCACGTCCGTGCCCATGGACGACGACCTCCGCGAGAAGGTTCGCGCAAAGGCCGAGAAGGACCTCAAGGCTCCCGTATATCTCGTCGAGCGCGTCGACCCTAACATCCTCGGCGGCATTGTGCTGGAGGCGCGCGGTCACCGCTATGACGCGTCCGTCAAGGCGCAGCTGACGAACATCAGGAAGACGCTCGCCTCGACCTTCGTCGGAAGTGATGAGCATGACAGATAA
- the atpB gene encoding F0F1 ATP synthase subunit A, which produces MNPLASLSKEMEELVSSFMSEAIVGNTTVGLTQYIFFMLVAIAILLVVVFSFKKKQSASLVPQGFFVNGMEYLVEFARDDLCVSLLGDKWKKHFPFIAAVFFFILFNNIVGIIPGCHPGTGTMGVTAALALCSFVYYVAVGIKRMGVLGYLKSMAPAGLPGPMAAMVWVIELFSNLLRPITLAIRLFCNMFAGHVVMGTFAILASLFVEPLLQGFSAVALGQATVSVFWILLLIIIYLVEILVAVIQAYVFALLSAVYIQLVENE; this is translated from the coding sequence GTGAACCCGCTAGCAAGTTTGTCCAAAGAGATGGAAGAGCTCGTCAGTAGCTTCATGTCCGAGGCCATCGTTGGCAACACGACCGTTGGGCTCACGCAGTACATCTTCTTCATGCTCGTCGCGATTGCGATCCTGCTGGTCGTCGTCTTCTCGTTCAAGAAGAAGCAGTCCGCGAGCCTGGTGCCGCAGGGCTTCTTCGTGAACGGCATGGAGTACCTGGTCGAGTTCGCCCGTGACGACCTCTGTGTGAGCCTTTTGGGCGACAAGTGGAAGAAGCACTTCCCCTTCATCGCGGCGGTGTTCTTCTTCATCCTGTTCAACAACATCGTCGGCATCATCCCCGGCTGCCACCCCGGCACCGGCACGATGGGAGTCACGGCGGCGCTCGCGCTCTGCTCCTTCGTGTACTACGTCGCGGTGGGCATCAAGCGCATGGGCGTGCTCGGCTATCTCAAGAGCATGGCGCCCGCGGGCCTGCCGGGCCCCATGGCCGCGATGGTCTGGGTCATCGAGCTCTTCTCCAACCTGCTCCGCCCGATCACGCTTGCCATCCGTCTGTTCTGCAACATGTTCGCCGGACACGTTGTCATGGGCACGTTCGCCATCCTGGCGTCCCTGTTCGTCGAGCCGCTGCTGCAGGGCTTCTCTGCGGTCGCGCTTGGCCAGGCGACCGTCTCCGTGTTCTGGATCTTGCTGCTGATCATCATCTATCTGGTCGAGATTCTGGTTGCCGTCATTCAGGCGTACGTCTTTGCCCTGCTGTCGGCTGTGTACATCCAGCTCGTCGAGAACGAGTAG
- the atpF gene encoding F0F1 ATP synthase subunit B, producing the protein MNINIKGLSRIVGASATTVAASVFAPTLALADMPSGPDLLLPKPAEFIPALIAFLVIWFVLAKLAWPSILGMMEKRQKKIQDDLDSAAESKAKAAEEAKSYEQAIRDAHKEADKIVAQAKREAEEERSQILAKAQREASDIITKSHGAVESERKKAMIELSSSVVDLSVEIASKVIGNELSEEQQRKLAEKYLAEVSVPDER; encoded by the coding sequence ATGAACATCAACATCAAGGGGCTTTCGCGCATCGTGGGGGCATCAGCCACCACCGTCGCTGCCTCTGTGTTCGCGCCTACGCTCGCGCTTGCCGACATGCCGAGTGGTCCCGACCTTCTTCTCCCCAAGCCCGCGGAGTTCATCCCGGCGCTCATCGCGTTTCTCGTCATCTGGTTTGTGCTGGCCAAGCTCGCTTGGCCTTCCATCCTCGGGATGATGGAGAAGCGCCAGAAGAAGATTCAGGACGACCTGGATTCGGCGGCCGAGTCCAAGGCGAAGGCGGCCGAGGAGGCCAAGAGCTACGAGCAGGCGATTCGCGACGCCCACAAGGAGGCCGACAAGATCGTCGCCCAGGCCAAGCGCGAGGCTGAGGAGGAGCGCTCCCAGATTCTGGCAAAGGCGCAGCGTGAGGCTTCGGACATCATCACGAAGTCGCACGGCGCGGTCGAGTCCGAGCGCAAGAAGGCCATGATCGAGCTCTCGAGCTCCGTCGTCGACCTTTCCGTCGAGATCGCGAGCAAGGTCATCGGCAACGAGCTAAGCGAGGAGCAGCAGCGCAAGCTTGCTGAGAAGTACCTTGCGGAAGTGAGTGTCCCAGATGAGCGCTAG
- the murA gene encoding UDP-N-acetylglucosamine 1-carboxyvinyltransferase, producing the protein MEVIQVEGGHKFSGEVTVEGAKNSALKLMAATIMAPGVTTLTNVPNISDVHVMGKVLKCLGAKIVVKGEHELEIDTTDVDKWETPYHLVAKMRASTAVMGPLLTRFGKAVVAMPGGCNIGARKIDMHILGLEALGVHFEIDHGNIHASTPNGITGTTVTLDFASVGATENLMMASVCAEGTTVIDNAAREPEIVDLANLLNEMGAKVHGAGSPVIEVEGVKSLHAVESHRVVGDRIEAGTFIAMGGLCGDPVTVRGFNPRHLGLVLKKYELMGLDVKTFEDGCTVRRAGAIHATDIQTLPFPGFPTDMQAQTMALLALSDGSCIITENVFENRFMLASELQRMGADIRIEGHHAIVHGVKGFSGAEVKSPDLRGGAALVMAGLVADGVTTVSDIYHIDRGYEKFVPKLQALGAKVERLELPEEDIDDPLM; encoded by the coding sequence TTGGAAGTCATACAGGTTGAAGGCGGCCACAAGTTTTCTGGCGAGGTCACGGTCGAGGGCGCGAAGAACTCCGCTCTCAAGCTGATGGCTGCGACCATCATGGCGCCTGGCGTCACGACGCTCACGAACGTGCCGAACATCTCCGACGTCCACGTTATGGGCAAGGTGCTGAAGTGCCTTGGCGCCAAGATCGTGGTCAAGGGGGAGCACGAGCTCGAGATCGACACGACGGACGTGGACAAGTGGGAGACGCCGTACCACCTTGTGGCGAAGATGCGCGCCTCCACGGCCGTGATGGGTCCCTTGCTCACTCGGTTTGGCAAGGCCGTCGTAGCCATGCCAGGCGGCTGCAACATCGGTGCGCGCAAGATCGACATGCACATACTGGGGCTCGAGGCCCTGGGTGTGCACTTCGAGATTGACCACGGCAACATCCACGCCTCCACGCCGAACGGAATCACGGGCACGACCGTCACGCTCGACTTCGCGAGCGTCGGTGCGACGGAGAACCTCATGATGGCGTCCGTGTGCGCCGAGGGAACGACCGTCATCGACAATGCGGCGCGCGAGCCCGAGATCGTGGACCTTGCGAACCTGCTGAACGAGATGGGGGCGAAGGTACACGGAGCTGGGTCTCCCGTCATCGAGGTCGAGGGCGTGAAGTCGCTTCACGCGGTTGAGAGCCATCGCGTGGTGGGCGACCGCATCGAGGCGGGCACGTTCATCGCGATGGGCGGACTGTGCGGAGATCCCGTGACGGTGAGGGGCTTCAACCCCAGGCACCTGGGGCTTGTGCTCAAGAAGTACGAGCTCATGGGGCTGGACGTCAAGACGTTCGAGGACGGTTGCACCGTCCGTCGCGCGGGCGCCATCCACGCGACGGACATCCAGACGCTGCCGTTCCCCGGCTTCCCGACGGACATGCAGGCCCAGACGATGGCTCTTCTCGCCCTGAGCGACGGAAGCTGCATCATCACGGAGAACGTGTTCGAGAACCGATTCATGCTCGCGAGCGAGCTGCAGCGAATGGGTGCTGACATCCGCATCGAGGGGCACCACGCCATCGTGCACGGGGTGAAGGGCTTTTCGGGCGCGGAGGTGAAGTCGCCGGACTTGCGTGGCGGCGCCGCGCTGGTGATGGCGGGCCTCGTGGCCGACGGCGTCACCACGGTGAGCGACATTTACCACATTGACCGCGGATACGAGAAGTTCGTGCCGAAGCTACAGGCGCTGGGTGCGAAGGTCGAGCGGCTGGAGCTTCCGGAAGAAGACATAGACGACCCGCTCATGTAG